The following proteins are encoded in a genomic region of Tissierellales bacterium:
- a CDS encoding TerD family protein yields the protein MAVSLSKGQKVDLTKTNPGLEKIVVGLGWDTNKYDGGNDFDLDSAAFLTNATGKVASDGDFVFYNNLMHASQSVQHLGDNLTGEGEGDDEQLKIDLSKVPGDVEKISFTVTIHEADTRGQNFGQISNAFIRVLDEATNEELIRYDLSEDYSIETSVVIGELYKHNGEWKFAAIGAGFEGGLAALCNNFGINV from the coding sequence ATGGCTGTAAGTTTATCAAAAGGACAAAAAGTAGATTTAACAAAAACTAATCCAGGACTAGAGAAGATAGTTGTAGGCTTAGGATGGGATACAAATAAGTATGATGGTGGAAATGATTTTGATTTAGATTCAGCAGCGTTTTTAACAAATGCAACTGGAAAGGTAGCAAGTGACGGAGATTTCGTATTTTATAATAACTTGATGCACGCATCACAATCGGTTCAGCACTTAGGAGATAATTTAACTGGTGAAGGTGAAGGTGATGATGAGCAGCTTAAAATTGACTTGTCAAAGGTGCCAGGAGATGTTGAAAAGATTTCATTTACTGTAACTATTCATGAAGCTGATACTAGAGGTCAGAATTTTGGTCAAATAAGTAATGCTTTTATTAGAGTATTAGATGAAGCTACTAACGAAGAGTTGATTAGATACGATTTGAGTGAAGATTATAGTATCGAAACGTCAGTAGTAATTGGTGAATTGTACAAACACAATGGTGAATGGAAATTTGCAGCTATCGGAGCTGGTTTTGAAGGTGGATTAGCTGCACTTTGCAACAATTTTGGAATTAACGTATAA
- a CDS encoding ATP-binding protein, whose amino-acid sequence MMQSIADLNLLAGILILLFGVYVYNMNKHSKTNRLFLVLSIIEMLWCFFTFQMRHSFSISEATVWLKMSSIWAIELVLFFSFIIQISKTECTSKFCTLFKSLCIVVPGAILFLVDSKTNYLSGNLQYTSAGWSYELPINNWVMFNQIWTSVVFVLCLFVIFRSYRCENKNRLKNQFYFVGMGILIYIVLFTLGAGLISDDSVAIPEFFSMAYLLKNIFIWHAIRKYEFFKIKLEDIMWDLADDIADGIVVATANGEISRYNKSFVNLFDDSEELYTGKNIETLINIEDRQQNQKNIISNTIEENQKALSVSISQIYGPKKQVIGLVYIIKDVSEQQKYEKKLERKNLELVEKNELLLKTQKKLIASEKMATIGQLSAGLAHEINNPIGFVKSNVQTLEDYFISYKDIVENYHQISKIMEDTKKIEYRKYIDKMKLIEDKNNLKFINEDLGSIFDEIDEGIGRVTNLVKGLREFSHPSIEGQIRQYNLNYGITSALLLAKNRITDDIQVDVDLAQLPDIEVIGNQIDQVLVNLIVNAVDAIEMGGKNLKILRIKSYESDDNVCFEIEDNGIGMDEKQMEDIYNPFYTTKEIGKGTGLGMSIVYDFVVNKHSGEIEVESDIGKGTKFMVTLLKKMKVKDNDERA is encoded by the coding sequence ATGATGCAATCAATTGCTGACTTAAATTTATTGGCGGGAATACTTATTTTGCTTTTCGGAGTTTATGTTTATAATATGAATAAACATAGTAAAACAAATAGATTATTTCTAGTATTATCTATAATAGAGATGCTTTGGTGCTTTTTTACATTTCAAATGAGACATTCATTTTCAATATCAGAAGCAACTGTTTGGCTCAAGATGTCATCGATTTGGGCTATTGAATTAGTATTGTTTTTTAGTTTTATAATTCAGATAAGTAAAACCGAATGTACTAGTAAGTTTTGCACATTGTTTAAGAGCCTATGCATAGTCGTTCCTGGAGCAATTTTATTTTTAGTAGATAGTAAAACGAATTATTTATCGGGAAATTTACAATATACTAGCGCGGGATGGTCCTATGAACTGCCAATCAACAATTGGGTTATGTTTAATCAAATTTGGACGAGCGTTGTTTTTGTGCTATGTTTATTTGTTATATTTAGGAGTTATAGATGTGAAAATAAAAATAGACTTAAGAATCAATTTTATTTTGTTGGAATGGGTATATTAATCTATATAGTACTTTTCACTTTAGGTGCAGGATTGATAAGTGATGATAGTGTAGCAATTCCAGAGTTCTTTAGTATGGCCTATTTATTGAAAAATATTTTTATATGGCACGCTATTCGCAAGTATGAGTTTTTTAAAATTAAATTAGAAGATATAATGTGGGATTTGGCTGATGATATTGCTGATGGAATAGTTGTTGCTACAGCTAATGGTGAAATAAGTAGATATAATAAATCATTTGTAAACCTTTTTGATGACAGCGAAGAACTATATACTGGGAAAAATATTGAAACTTTGATAAATATAGAAGATAGACAGCAAAATCAGAAAAATATAATAAGTAACACTATCGAAGAAAATCAAAAAGCACTAAGCGTTTCAATATCACAAATTTACGGACCTAAAAAACAAGTTATAGGACTAGTTTATATAATAAAAGATGTCAGTGAACAGCAAAAGTATGAAAAAAAGTTAGAGAGAAAGAATTTGGAATTGGTAGAGAAAAATGAATTATTACTAAAAACTCAAAAGAAATTGATTGCTAGCGAAAAAATGGCAACAATTGGTCAACTTTCGGCAGGATTGGCTCATGAGATAAACAATCCTATAGGGTTTGTAAAGAGTAATGTTCAGACGTTGGAAGATTATTTCATAAGCTATAAGGATATAGTTGAAAATTATCATCAAATTTCTAAAATTATGGAAGATACTAAAAAGATAGAGTATAGAAAATATATTGATAAAATGAAACTTATTGAAGATAAAAACAATTTAAAGTTTATAAATGAAGATTTAGGCAGTATTTTTGATGAAATAGATGAAGGGATTGGAAGGGTGACGAATTTGGTGAAAGGGCTTAGAGAATTTTCACACCCATCAATTGAGGGACAGATTAGACAATATAATTTAAATTATGGTATAACATCAGCTTTACTTTTGGCTAAAAATAGAATTACAGATGATATTCAAGTAGATGTGGATTTAGCTCAATTGCCAGATATAGAAGTTATCGGAAATCAAATAGACCAGGTATTAGTTAATTTGATAGTGAATGCAGTGGATGCGATTGAAATGGGTGGTAAAAATTTAAAAATACTGAGGATAAAAAGTTATGAAAGCGACGATAATGTTTGCTTTGAGATAGAAGATAATGGAATCGGAATGGATGAAAAACAGATGGAAGATATATATAATCCTTTTTATACCACAAAGGAAATAGGTAAAGGAACTGGTTTAGGGATGAGTATAGTTTATGACTTTGTTGTAAATAAACATTCCGGAGAAATTGAGGTTGAGTCAGATATAGGTAAAGGAACGAAATTTATGGTTACTCTTTTAAAGAAAATGAAGGTGAAAGATAATGACGAGAGAGCGTAG
- a CDS encoding MerR family transcriptional regulator — MAIKNCKSCGKIFNALTAKDRICPICKQADVANFKKVKDYLYKNRGANIPTVSEETGVPQKDIVRYLREDRLEVADLSEIGIPCERCGVNIKSGRFCKKCLSEMNKELTGAIKSSSPLPRIPSADKKSNKMFTADFRQRRS; from the coding sequence ATGGCAATAAAAAATTGTAAATCTTGTGGCAAAATTTTTAATGCTCTAACAGCTAAAGATCGTATTTGCCCAATTTGTAAGCAAGCTGATGTAGCTAATTTTAAAAAAGTAAAAGACTACCTTTATAAAAATAGAGGTGCAAATATACCTACAGTTTCTGAAGAAACTGGTGTACCACAAAAAGATATCGTCAGATATTTACGCGAAGACAGGCTTGAAGTAGCAGATTTAAGTGAAATTGGCATTCCATGCGAACGCTGCGGTGTAAATATAAAAAGTGGTCGTTTCTGCAAAAAATGTCTATCCGAAATGAACAAAGAACTTACTGGTGCTATAAAATCAAGTTCTCCACTACCTAGAATCCCTTCTGCTGACAAAAAAAGTAATAAGATGTTCACTGCTGATTTTAGACAGCGAAGATCTTAA
- a CDS encoding phosphoribosyltransferase, with amino-acid sequence MKNNIENHYSIELNVERNPYELDIDDFFKMATRCNPKRRFLFVSKVLGKHLSVNPKRALDVSRLLAMHYYESRFSKFAFDREDLINRVRQNEHEGIIDRSRGYEIDEDTLVIGFAETATGLSHGVFDAFENVKGFYHTTRENLRHSGNTICFEEEHSHATAHKIYENENLKLDGINRVILVDDEISTGNTLLNIMKSINETFHIKNFDILSLLDWRKKEYRDKFDLFSRENELNVSVYSLIDGYFDNIENGEINLDEIKKHEIFDESKLNREFEKTNEKNKCVFVESLSKEKDDELLDLGSKYMRYTGRFGLNRNTHKRGKKIMYDISKNIQPYVSGKTLILGTEEFIYVPMCIADKLDGEVYFKSTTRSPIYPYEGGDYPIENGIAHYSLYNEGVVNYVYNIEKEEYNTILIMTEGEGLSKANNYLYNCLKKYCDNVRMFYFSCNKNNLKSDPPQMGSYDEKDIVFLLKNLGNRIEEKDNKTREKAIQSGVHYSEMLPIEYKPSKIYLDLFHDSLRKFKSKLALAVGITAEKILKARGEDVVLVSLARAGSPAGVLVKRYMEQVRGINWPHYSISIIRGRGIDKNAMEYIFQRHPNSQIQFLDGWTGKGSITKELKEALSEIDKIYGKRENLSDELAVLADPGACTAIYGTREDFLIPNACLNSTISGLLSRTVYREDMIDKNDYHGVKFYRELKNEDLSNYYIEEIEREFESIKVEAENEVKEFDVDLENVNWIGQKDVKRIEKDFEIESIHFIKPGIGETTRVLLRRIPWKILVREDAKNIEHVIQLAREKNIPIETYPLEAYQCCGIVKALKGE; translated from the coding sequence GTGAAAAATAATATTGAAAATCATTACTCTATAGAACTAAATGTAGAGAGGAATCCATATGAATTAGATATAGATGATTTTTTTAAAATGGCAACTAGATGTAATCCGAAAAGACGTTTTTTGTTTGTATCTAAGGTGCTTGGAAAACATTTAAGTGTAAATCCAAAAAGAGCATTAGATGTCAGCAGACTTTTAGCTATGCATTATTATGAGTCAAGATTTTCTAAATTTGCTTTTGATAGAGAAGATCTTATAAATAGAGTTAGGCAAAATGAACATGAAGGAATTATAGATAGGTCAAGAGGATATGAAATTGATGAAGATACATTAGTAATAGGATTTGCAGAGACTGCTACAGGTCTTTCTCACGGCGTTTTTGATGCATTTGAAAATGTTAAGGGCTTTTACCATACTACTAGAGAAAATCTAAGACATAGTGGAAATACAATATGTTTCGAAGAAGAACATTCTCATGCTACAGCACACAAAATTTATGAAAATGAAAATTTAAAACTGGATGGTATCAATAGAGTCATACTCGTTGATGATGAAATTTCTACAGGTAATACTCTTTTAAATATAATGAAATCAATAAATGAAACTTTCCACATAAAGAATTTTGATATTTTAAGTTTACTTGATTGGAGAAAAAAAGAATATAGAGATAAATTTGATTTGTTTTCAAGAGAAAATGAATTAAATGTGTCGGTGTATAGTTTGATAGATGGCTATTTTGATAATATAGAAAACGGTGAAATTAATTTAGATGAAATAAAAAAACATGAAATTTTTGATGAGTCAAAGTTAAATAGGGAATTTGAAAAGACTAATGAAAAGAATAAATGTGTCTTTGTTGAATCTTTATCAAAAGAAAAAGATGATGAATTATTGGATTTAGGCTCGAAATATATGAGATATACAGGAAGATTTGGATTAAATAGAAATACTCACAAACGTGGGAAAAAAATTATGTATGATATATCCAAAAATATTCAGCCCTATGTAAGTGGTAAAACATTAATTCTTGGAACAGAAGAATTTATATATGTACCTATGTGTATAGCTGATAAATTAGATGGAGAGGTGTACTTTAAGTCAACTACAAGAAGCCCGATCTATCCATATGAAGGTGGAGATTATCCAATTGAAAATGGAATAGCCCACTATAGCTTATATAATGAAGGTGTAGTAAATTATGTATATAATATTGAGAAAGAAGAATATAATACTATACTTATAATGACGGAAGGAGAAGGATTAAGTAAGGCAAATAATTATCTATATAATTGCCTAAAAAAATACTGCGACAATGTTAGAATGTTTTATTTTAGTTGCAATAAAAATAATTTAAAAAGCGATCCACCTCAAATGGGAAGCTATGATGAAAAAGATATAGTTTTTTTGCTGAAAAATTTAGGCAATCGCATAGAAGAGAAAGATAATAAAACGAGAGAGAAGGCAATACAGTCTGGTGTTCACTATTCGGAAATGTTGCCAATAGAATATAAACCATCTAAAATTTATTTAGATTTATTTCATGATTCGCTTCGAAAATTTAAATCTAAATTAGCCCTAGCGGTGGGGATTACAGCAGAAAAAATATTGAAGGCTAGAGGGGAAGACGTAGTTTTGGTATCATTAGCTAGAGCAGGTTCGCCAGCTGGGGTTTTAGTTAAGAGATATATGGAACAAGTCAGAGGAATCAATTGGCCACATTATAGTATATCTATTATTAGAGGTCGCGGAATAGACAAAAATGCTATGGAATATATTTTTCAGAGACACCCTAATTCTCAGATTCAATTTTTAGATGGATGGACTGGAAAAGGTTCAATAACCAAAGAGTTAAAAGAAGCATTATCAGAGATAGACAAAATCTATGGGAAAAGAGAAAATTTAAGCGATGAATTAGCGGTTTTAGCAGATCCAGGAGCATGTACAGCTATATATGGAACTCGAGAAGATTTTTTGATTCCAAATGCATGCTTGAATTCAACTATATCAGGGTTATTGAGTAGAACTGTCTACAGAGAAGATATGATAGATAAAAATGATTATCATGGTGTGAAATTCTATAGAGAGTTAAAAAATGAAGATTTATCTAATTACTACATTGAAGAGATAGAACGTGAATTTGAATCTATTAAAGTTGAAGCTGAAAATGAAGTGAAAGAGTTTGATGTTGATTTGGAAAATGTGAATTGGATTGGTCAGAAAGATGTAAAAAGAATTGAGAAAGATTTTGAAATAGAGAGTATTCACTTCATTAAACCTGGAATAGGTGAGACTACTAGAGTATTACTTAGAAGAATACCTTGGAAGATTTTAGTTCGTGAAGATGCAAAGAATATTGAGCATGTAATACAATTGGCTAGAGAAAAAAATATACCAATAGAAACGTATCCATTAGAGGCGTATCAATGTTGTGGAATAGTAAAGGCGCTGAAGGGAGAGTAA
- a CDS encoding TerD family protein, translated as MTITLVKGQKIDLTKDNNLKKAIIGLGWDTNRYDGGMDFDLDASAFLVDSQGKAQNELDFVFYNNLTHPSGGVVHTGDNRTGEGEGDDEQLVIEFDKVPAHVDRIAITVTIHDAVARSQNFGQVSNAFVRVVNEESNEEILRYDLTEEYSVETAMVVCELYRHNSEWKFNAIGSGFQGGLAALCRNYGLDV; from the coding sequence ATGACAATAACATTAGTAAAAGGACAAAAAATTGATTTAACAAAGGACAATAATTTAAAGAAAGCTATCATAGGTTTAGGATGGGATACAAATAGATATGATGGTGGAATGGATTTTGATTTAGATGCTTCAGCATTTTTAGTTGATTCGCAAGGAAAGGCACAAAATGAGTTAGATTTTGTTTTTTATAATAATTTGACGCATCCTAGTGGTGGCGTTGTTCATACGGGAGATAATAGAACTGGTGAAGGCGAAGGCGATGATGAGCAATTAGTAATTGAATTCGACAAGGTTCCTGCTCATGTTGATCGTATAGCTATTACTGTAACAATTCATGATGCTGTAGCAAGAAGTCAAAATTTTGGACAAGTTAGCAATGCTTTTGTTAGAGTAGTTAACGAGGAATCTAATGAAGAAATTTTGAGATACGATTTGACAGAAGAATATTCTGTGGAGACTGCTATGGTAGTTTGTGAACTTTACAGACATAATAGTGAGTGGAAATTTAATGCCATAGGAAGTGGATTCCAAGGTGGACTTGCAGCACTTTGTAGAAATTATGGACTAGATGTGTAG
- a CDS encoding TerD family protein, with amino-acid sequence MSINLVKGQKIDLTKSNAGLSSILVGLGWDPAERSGGGMLGGLFGGKTAQVDCDASVLLLDSNNKLRSKADLIYFGNLRNQNSSIIHQGDNLTGDGEGDDEQILLDLNNIPQEIQKAIFVVNIYDCVKRKQDFGMIKNAFIRIVDATGNKELCKYNLTESYAGKTTLVVGEIYRHGSEWKFGAIGEGTNEPGLREIVARYQ; translated from the coding sequence ATGAGTATTAATTTAGTTAAGGGACAAAAAATTGATTTAACAAAGAGCAATGCTGGACTTTCTAGTATTTTAGTCGGTTTAGGTTGGGATCCGGCAGAGCGAAGTGGCGGAGGAATGCTAGGTGGTTTATTTGGAGGGAAAACAGCACAAGTAGACTGCGATGCATCAGTATTACTACTAGATTCAAATAATAAGCTTAGATCGAAGGCTGATTTGATTTATTTTGGAAATCTAAGAAATCAAAATAGTAGCATTATTCATCAAGGAGATAATCTTACTGGAGACGGTGAGGGCGATGACGAGCAAATATTATTAGATTTAAATAATATTCCACAAGAGATTCAGAAAGCGATATTTGTTGTAAATATATACGATTGTGTAAAGCGAAAACAAGATTTTGGTATGATAAAAAATGCTTTTATCAGAATTGTTGATGCAACTGGAAATAAAGAACTCTGTAAGTATAATTTAACTGAAAGTTATGCTGGTAAAACTACGTTGGTGGTTGGTGAAATATATAGACATGGCAGCGAATGGAAATTTGGAGCTATCGGTGAAGGAACTAACGAACCAGGACTTAGAGAAATAGTTGCACGTTATCAATAG
- a CDS encoding PTS sugar transporter subunit IIC has translation MEIIKGLGLLLGTLALFSLFSLKMPKGQKAMSGLADAAVATFLVEAIHKYIAGGIFKINFFNQVGSAAGSMGGVAAVILVGLNLGINPVYAVAAGVAVSGYGILPGFIAGYIVALIAPRIEKVLPTGLDLIVGALVIAPFARLLASASDPIVTLVLENIGVTINLAAEQSPLLMGFLLGGMIKMICTSPLSSMALTAMLSLQGLSMGIAAIACVGGSFTNGLIFKRLSFGDNSNVLAVMLEPLTQADIITQNPIPIYCSNFIGGGLAGLAAAYFGIINNAPGTASPIPGLLAPFGFNPAIPVIMALIFAILGGTFAGFLGSMVFKSYKKQTVAESEVQFNDSEIQSA, from the coding sequence ATGGAAATTATTAAAGGATTAGGATTATTATTAGGGACACTCGCATTATTTTCGCTCTTCAGCCTCAAAATGCCAAAAGGTCAAAAAGCAATGTCAGGCTTAGCTGATGCTGCTGTTGCAACTTTTTTGGTTGAGGCCATCCATAAATATATCGCTGGCGGTATATTTAAAATCAATTTTTTCAACCAAGTCGGATCAGCAGCCGGCAGCATGGGTGGTGTTGCCGCTGTGATTCTTGTAGGGTTGAATTTAGGTATCAATCCAGTATATGCTGTTGCTGCCGGTGTTGCAGTTTCAGGTTATGGAATCTTACCAGGATTTATTGCAGGGTATATAGTTGCACTTATTGCTCCTAGAATAGAAAAAGTCTTGCCAACGGGATTAGATTTGATCGTCGGAGCTCTAGTTATAGCACCTTTTGCAAGATTACTAGCTAGCGCATCAGATCCGATAGTTACTCTTGTTTTAGAAAACATTGGAGTTACTATCAACTTAGCCGCAGAACAATCTCCACTATTAATGGGATTCTTACTTGGCGGTATGATCAAAATGATTTGTACTTCTCCACTTAGCTCTATGGCTCTTACTGCAATGCTTAGTTTACAAGGATTGTCTATGGGAATAGCTGCTATTGCATGTGTTGGAGGATCTTTCACAAATGGATTGATTTTCAAGCGTCTTTCATTTGGAGATAATAGTAATGTTTTAGCAGTAATGCTTGAACCACTTACTCAAGCTGATATAATAACTCAAAACCCAATACCTATTTATTGTTCTAACTTTATAGGTGGTGGATTAGCGGGATTAGCAGCTGCATATTTTGGAATAATTAATAACGCACCAGGAACCGCTTCACCAATTCCTGGATTACTAGCTCCTTTCGGATTTAATCCAGCAATACCAGTTATAATGGCTTTAATTTTTGCTATTCTCGGTGGTACATTCGCTGGCTTCCTTGGAAGTATGGTATTTAAAAGCTATAAGAAACAAACAGTAGCTGAATCTGAAGTTCAATTTAATGATAGTGAAATTCAATCAGCATAA
- a CDS encoding ECF transporter S component, with amino-acid sequence MTSIRKLVISGLMIALVFIGTFSIRIPVPFTQGYIHAGDSMIFLSAVLFGWKTGALAGGIGSALADAMGYPHWIIPTLIIKALMGAIIGLLCENRSDMKFRMIQGGLVGLLICLTTALRIYIPRLSANAVLSANDELSSISEASSLIQNATTNFLYILLFLVLSFMLFMIFKKKQHSTLISINHYIAMIISGSFMVFGYYLAASLMYGSFVTPLFSIPSNVFQFTIGGGLALILIVLIDKTHGIDRLKSFCN; translated from the coding sequence ATGACATCTATCAGAAAACTTGTTATCAGTGGACTTATGATTGCACTTGTATTTATTGGAACTTTTTCTATTCGAATACCCGTTCCATTCACTCAAGGTTATATTCATGCAGGTGATAGTATGATTTTCTTATCTGCAGTACTATTTGGTTGGAAAACTGGAGCTCTAGCTGGCGGTATCGGATCAGCTCTTGCTGATGCTATGGGCTATCCACATTGGATTATTCCTACCCTGATAATAAAAGCTCTAATGGGAGCTATAATAGGACTTTTATGTGAAAATCGTAGCGATATGAAATTTCGAATGATACAGGGAGGCCTAGTCGGATTACTAATTTGCCTTACAACAGCACTGAGAATTTATATACCGAGATTATCTGCTAATGCTGTTTTAAGTGCAAATGATGAATTATCCTCTATCTCTGAAGCTAGTAGTTTAATCCAAAATGCAACAACTAACTTTCTTTATATTTTGCTATTTCTAGTTTTAAGTTTTATGCTTTTCATGATTTTCAAGAAAAAACAGCATTCAACTTTGATATCAATAAATCATTATATAGCAATGATAATATCTGGAAGTTTTATGGTTTTTGGTTACTATTTAGCTGCTAGTCTTATGTACGGTAGCTTTGTAACTCCATTATTCAGCATTCCTTCAAATGTGTTTCAGTTTACAATTGGTGGTGGCTTAGCTTTAATACTCATCGTACTAATTGATAAAACACATGGTATTGATAGATTAAAATCATTTTGTAATTGA
- a CDS encoding HpcH/HpaI aldolase/citrate lyase family protein, producing MKYFGYLTEELRCEIFYKQPERIDYNDSEILKYAVGAALYMPATRRDLADIIISKKYPQVRTLVVCLEDAIKDEDVEYAEQNLINQLNEIKVAVENSKIKKEEIPFLFIRVRSPKHFEELSSKVHIVESLLTGFVFPKFDSKSGLEYVKVFKKFNEDTATKHYFMPILESSDLMYVETRLETLNFIKKLLSNCRDDVLNIRIGATDFCSYFGIRRGKDYTVYEIQLVRDCINAILNLFIRKEENYIVSGTVWEYFDNDRLLKPLLRATPFHEFFGEQGLDLRSKLIENNLDGLIREILKDKENGMVGKTVIHPSHVTIVNALYAVNHEEYLDAIAIIGEDGNGGVFKSDYGNKMNEVKPHTYWARKILTRAKVYGVFNKGYDYLSIISQLGGMVSEK from the coding sequence ATGAAGTACTTTGGTTATTTAACAGAAGAGCTTAGGTGTGAAATATTCTATAAGCAACCAGAAAGAATTGACTACAATGATAGCGAAATACTGAAATATGCTGTGGGAGCAGCACTCTATATGCCTGCTACAAGACGAGATTTAGCCGATATAATTATTTCCAAAAAATATCCACAGGTTAGAACTTTAGTTGTATGTTTAGAAGATGCTATAAAAGATGAAGACGTTGAATATGCTGAACAGAATTTGATAAATCAATTAAATGAAATTAAAGTAGCAGTTGAAAATAGCAAAATAAAAAAGGAAGAAATACCGTTTTTATTTATAAGAGTGAGATCACCAAAACATTTTGAAGAACTTTCATCTAAAGTACATATAGTAGAGTCGTTATTAACTGGTTTTGTTTTTCCAAAATTTGACAGTAAAAGTGGCTTAGAATATGTGAAGGTTTTTAAAAAATTTAATGAAGATACGGCTACTAAACATTATTTTATGCCCATTTTAGAATCAAGTGATTTAATGTATGTGGAAACTCGACTTGAGACGCTTAATTTTATAAAGAAATTATTGAGTAATTGTAGAGATGATGTTTTAAATATAAGGATTGGAGCTACAGATTTTTGTTCTTACTTTGGGATAAGACGAGGGAAGGATTATACTGTTTATGAAATCCAATTAGTTAGAGACTGTATAAACGCTATACTTAATTTGTTTATTAGAAAGGAAGAAAATTACATTGTTTCAGGTACGGTTTGGGAGTATTTTGACAATGACAGGCTTTTAAAGCCGTTACTTAGGGCGACTCCTTTTCATGAATTTTTTGGAGAACAAGGTCTTGATTTAAGATCGAAACTTATTGAAAATAATTTAGATGGTTTAATAAGAGAGATTTTGAAAGACAAAGAAAATGGTATGGTTGGTAAAACTGTTATACATCCATCACATGTTACTATAGTAAACGCACTTTATGCAGTAAATCATGAAGAATATTTAGATGCAATTGCTATAATTGGAGAAGATGGTAATGGTGGAGTTTTCAAAAGCGATTATGGAAATAAAATGAATGAAGTTAAGCCACATACGTATTGGGCTAGAAAAATACTTACAAGGGCTAAAGTTTATGGTGTATTTAATAAGGGGTATGATTATTTATCTATCATATCTCAACTAGGAGGTATGGTTAGTGAAAAATAA